The Rubrobacter calidifluminis region GCCGCGACGGATTCCACCCCGGCGCCGAGCCTGCCGGTCTCTTCGGCGACGGCGCGCAGGCCCTCCTCGCCGCGGGAGTTGAGCACGAGACTCGCCCCCTCCCGGGCGAAAGCCAGCGCGAGCGCGCGCCCGAGCCCCCTGCTGGCGCCGGTTACGATGGCTGCCTTTCCTTCGAGCATCCTGCGGTAGGCCTCCTTCTCGAAAAGAAACCTCTACGAGCATCAGAGATGAGCTAAGCTTATCCGAAAAACCGGCACGGGAAACCACCGCTGGGGTGTCTCCCGTGTATCCCGGCATCCTCCTCTTTGAAGGCGCTTTCCCTGCAGAGAGCTCCCGCTTGGCGTATAAATGGGTAAGATGGGAGCGCGGGTCGAGACAGGAAGGGCCAGACTTGTACGGTGAGAACGCACCGCCATCCTGGGCGCGGCTGCCCGGGGCCAGATGCCGGGCGGTAGAGCACCTCTCCAAGCTCGAAGGGCTGCAGGAGTTTGAGGTCTTCGAGGGGCTCGGCGAGGAGTTCTTCCAGGCGCTCGCCATCTCGGCGGCCGTCCTCGAGATAGCGGCCGGAACCGCCCTCTACCGGGAGGGAGAGCCCTCTGGGGCGGTGTACTTCATGCGCGAAGGGCGGGTCAAGATCTATCGCTCCTCCGGCGGGCCCAAAAACCGCGACCAGATCCTCGGCGTCTTCGGCGACGGCGCGATCCTGGGGCTCGCCTCCGCGCTCGAGGGGCAGCCCCAGAGCCATGGGGCCACAGCCCTCACCGACTGCGTGCTCTACGGCGTCTTCCGGGAGGATCTCCTGGAGATAATGGAGCGCTTCCCCGCCGGGGCGGTGCGCCTCTCCCGCGTGCTCGCAGCCCGCAGCCGGGAGCTCGAAGACCTCGTCGGGGACCTCGTCTTCCACAGCGCCCCCCAGCGGGTCGCGCGCATGCTGCTCGACCTCGCCGCCGAGGAGGGGCGGGTGACCAGGAGGGGCGTCGTGTTCTCACCCTCCCTCTCCCGGCAGGAGATGGCCGAGGCGACCGGCATCTCCCGCGAGGCGCTCTCCAGGACCCTCTCCCGCCTCGCCTCCGAAGGCATCCTGGAGCTGGACAGCAAGTCCATAACCATCCTCAAACCCGCGGAGCTGCGCGCCCGGACCTGATTTGATCTGGGTCACATGAAGGTATGACCGGCATCATGACCTCCGATGATGGCGATCAACGCCGGGTTTCTGCTCCCTTCCGGGGTTGATATAAAGCCGAAGGCACAGAAGAAACGGGAGGCTCTCCAAGAGGAGGAAGTGGTTTGGCCTACGTGATCACGGAGCCGTGCATCGGCGAGAAGAACCAGAGCTGTGTCGAGGTCTGTCCGGTCGACTGCATCTACGACGGTGGGGATCAGTTCCTGATCAACCCGGAGGAGTGCATCGACTGCGGGGCGTGCGAGCCGGAGTGCCCGGTCGAGGCGATCTTCCCGGAGGACGAGGTCCCCGAGGACATGCAGAGCTACATAACCAAGGCTCAGGAGTACGACTTCTCCGGCCAGGAGCCCGGCTGAGCCGGCAGGCCGGAGAGTACGTCACCGCGAGACCCCGCCCGTTCCGGGCGGGGTCTTCGTCTATACTCTCCCTCCGTATGACCGATGGGAGCTGGAGCACGCTCGCGAGCCGCTACGTCTACCGCAACCGCTGGTGTGCCCTGCGGGTGGACGAGGTGAGGCTGCCCGACGGGGAGACGATAGACTACTGCGTGCTCGAGAGCGGCGGGTTCGCCTCGGTGGTGCCGCTCACGGACGACGGCGGCGTGGTGCTCGTGCGTCAGTGGCGGCAGCCGCTCGGGCGGTTCACGCTGGAGCTGCCGAGCGGAGCGGTGGACGCCGGGGAGGATCCTGAGGAGGCCGCCCGGCGGGAGCTTTTCGAGGAGACGGGATACCGGGCCGAGAGGCTGGAGCGCCTCGCCTCCGTGCACACGAGCACCGGGCGCACGGACGAGGTCTGCCACCTCTTCCGCTGCCGGGCGCTGCCGGACGAGAGGGGGCCGGCTCCCGAGCCTACGGAGTTTTTGCGCTCCGTAGTGGCGCCGCTCGACGAGGCGCTGGAGAAGATCGCCGCCGGTGAGATAACCGACGCCGCCACCGTCCTCGGGATCTCGTGGGTTGCCGGAGGTTGTGGGCCACGGAGTGGTGGGGTAGAGTAGCACGAGGAACGAGATCCGGGGAGCCGCGAGGCTGAGAGGGCGCGGACGCGCCGACCCGTCGAACCTGATCCGGGTAATGCCGGCGCAGGGAGAGAAGCCTGGCGCACCCCGTGAGAGGAGGGCCGTGAGCGGGTTCAGGGACACGAGGGTGCTCACCGAGGCGGCGCTGGCGGTGGCGCTCGCGTTCGTGCTGGGGCTGGTGAAACTCTTCAGGATGCCGGAGGGCGGTTCGATCTCTTTCGAGATGATCCCGCTGGTCCTGCTCGCGCTGCGTCAGGGCCCCGGCGTCGGGGCGGTTGCGGGCGCGGCGTACGGCATCCTCGACCTGATCCTGGACCCCTACGTCCTCAACCCGGTGCAGGTGCTCTTCGACTACCCGCTCCCCTTCGCCGCGATGGGGCTCGCCGGGCTCTTCCGGCCCACCCCGCGCGGGGCGGTGCCCGGCACGGTGGCGGCGGTGGCCGGGCGCTTCGTCTGCCACTTCATAAGCGGGGTCGCCTTCTTCGCCTCCTACGCCCCTAAGGGCTGGAACCCATACCTCTACTCCGCCGCGTACAACGCCGGGTATTTGGTGCCGAGTCTCCTGATCACGCTCGCCGTCGTGGTCGTGCTGCTGCGGGCGCTCGGGGCGGCGCGGCCCTCGCGGCGGCAGCTGGAGTTGTCGAGGCATGCTTAGGGAGGAGAGATGAAGACCGCGCTCAGCATAGCCGGGAGCGACTCCGGAGGCGGGGCGGGCATCCAGGCGGACATCAAGGCCTTCGCCCGCTGCGGGGTGCACGGAACCACCGCGATAGTCGCGATCACGGCTCAGAACACCGTCGGGGTGAGCAGCATATTCGCGCTGCCGACGCAGGTGGTGATCGAGCAGATCGAGGCGGTCGTCTCGGACATCGGGGCGGACGCCGTGAAGACCGGGATGCTCTTCAACGCCGAGATCGTCTCGGCCGTGGCGGGCGCGATCCGGCGGCTGGGGCTCAAGAACGTCGTCGTGGATCCGGTGATGGTCGCCGAGAGCGGGGCCACGCTGCTCGAACCGGAGGCCGTGGACGCCTACCGCGAGGAGCTCCTGCCCCTCGCCGACGTCATCACCCCGAACCTCGACGAGGCGTTCGTCCTCGCCGGACGGAAGAAAGACCCGGAGAAGGTCCACGGGTGCGCCCGCGACCTCGCGGAGCTGGGGCCGGGGGCGGTGATCATCACCGGCGGGCACCGCGCTTCCGGTGAGGACCTGC contains the following coding sequences:
- a CDS encoding Crp/Fnr family transcriptional regulator — translated: MYGENAPPSWARLPGARCRAVEHLSKLEGLQEFEVFEGLGEEFFQALAISAAVLEIAAGTALYREGEPSGAVYFMREGRVKIYRSSGGPKNRDQILGVFGDGAILGLASALEGQPQSHGATALTDCVLYGVFREDLLEIMERFPAGAVRLSRVLAARSRELEDLVGDLVFHSAPQRVARMLLDLAAEEGRVTRRGVVFSPSLSRQEMAEATGISREALSRTLSRLASEGILELDSKSITILKPAELRART
- a CDS encoding ferredoxin family protein — translated: MAYVITEPCIGEKNQSCVEVCPVDCIYDGGDQFLINPEECIDCGACEPECPVEAIFPEDEVPEDMQSYITKAQEYDFSGQEPG
- a CDS encoding NUDIX hydrolase, with amino-acid sequence MTDGSWSTLASRYVYRNRWCALRVDEVRLPDGETIDYCVLESGGFASVVPLTDDGGVVLVRQWRQPLGRFTLELPSGAVDAGEDPEEAARRELFEETGYRAERLERLASVHTSTGRTDEVCHLFRCRALPDERGPAPEPTEFLRSVVAPLDEALEKIAAGEITDAATVLGISWVAGGCGPRSGGVE
- the thiT gene encoding energy-coupled thiamine transporter ThiT — its product is MSGFRDTRVLTEAALAVALAFVLGLVKLFRMPEGGSISFEMIPLVLLALRQGPGVGAVAGAAYGILDLILDPYVLNPVQVLFDYPLPFAAMGLAGLFRPTPRGAVPGTVAAVAGRFVCHFISGVAFFASYAPKGWNPYLYSAAYNAGYLVPSLLITLAVVVVLLRALGAARPSRRQLELSRHA
- the thiD gene encoding bifunctional hydroxymethylpyrimidine kinase/phosphomethylpyrimidine kinase; its protein translation is MKTALSIAGSDSGGGAGIQADIKAFARCGVHGTTAIVAITAQNTVGVSSIFALPTQVVIEQIEAVVSDIGADAVKTGMLFNAEIVSAVAGAIRRLGLKNVVVDPVMVAESGATLLEPEAVDAYREELLPLADVITPNLDEAFVLAGRKKDPEKVHGCARDLAELGPGAVIITGGHRASGEDLLYDGEHFVEIEGPVHESGATHGSGCTHSSALAAFLAHGFGLEEAARRARAIASEAVEYGLTGIGRGAGPVNVLGPLMEGEG